The following is a genomic window from Helicobacter sp. NHP19-003.
TCTTAGCGCTCTTTAGCTTTGGGTGTGGCGATCGCAAAAACTTTAAGCCACCCAGATCTAAAATCGTGCGCCAACTCCTCTTTCACGAAGGACTCAAAGCCCCCATCATTTTCACCAACCGCTACGGGGCGATTTTGGCAAATGGCGGGGTGCTAGACAGACAGGGCCTGACACAGCTAAGGATTGAGAAAAAAGAAGACAAAGAAACTTCGTTTTTAAACCAGAGCCAAGATTACTACATTTTGGCGCACGATTGTTGGCGCGCCCACAAGCGCAATGGCCCTAAAATTAAGCGCAAAAAACGCGCCTCACTCACGGACAAACAAGCCCAAGAGGCGATCATCGACAACATTGAAGAAACCGATGGAAATGTCCAATTGCACGACCACTGCCACCAATTAGAGCTCATCAGCACCGCTTTGAGCGCCACCCCCTCCATCACCATCCCCCTAGACACCTACCCTTTGAGTGCCAGCATTAAGGGGAGTCAATTGGCGGTGGTGATGGCGGACAACTCGGCCAACATCTACGACATCAAAACGAAGAAACTGCTCTTTAATGAAAAAGGCTCGTCTAGCCCGGCGATCAACTCTTTAGTGGCTGCGCCTGTATTTTTAGACACAGTCGTGGTCTTTCCCATGCTCGATGGGCGACTCTTGGTGGTGGATGTGCACTCCAAAGAGCCTAAAGTGGTGCGCAACATTGTGCTCAACAGCGAGAAGTTTTTCAACAATGTGATTTATTTAAAAGTCGATGAGGAAAACATGTTTGCGGCCACGGGCAAGCGACTCGTGTCGGTGATCTCAGGGCAGGAGTTCAACTTTGATGCGGACATCGTGGATGTGCTTTACAAACACCACCGCCTGTATGTGCTGACTTTAGATGGGCGCATTTTGGAGATGGACCAAACCTTAAACGACCAGAGCATGGGTGTGGTGAAGTTGCCCTTTGCGATGTTGAACACCATTGTCGTTACCGATAAAAAGCTCTACACCCTAGAAAAGCGCGGCTACTTGGTGGAAGTGGACTTAGAGCATTTTGACGACTACCGCGTTTACCCCCTCAAAAGTGCCTCTAAAAGTTTTATGGGGAACTTGGATCGGCCCAGCTTTTACACCGATGACAAGATTTACTACGACCGCTATTTCTTTGATTTGAGCCACAACCACCCATGATTTTGTGCGACATCGGAAATACCCTTTTGCATTTTTACAAAGAAGGGCGGGTGTGGGCGTGCGCGCCCCAAAATTTAGCCACGCACAAAGAAGCCTTGCAGGGCGAAGTTTTCTATATCAGTGTGAACCCCGAGTCCACCAACGCTCTATTAGAGTTTTGCTCGAGCGCCACAGATTTAGCCCCCAAAATGCAGCTAGAAAGCAAATACGAAGGGCTGGGGGTGGATCGCATTGCGGCGTGTTTGGGACTCTGTGGCAAAAGCGGGGTGGTGGTGGACGCAGGCAGTGCGATCACCATCGACCTTATGGATCATGGGACACACTTAGGGGGGGTGATTTTGCCCGGGCTTGCAAGTTATGCCCACGCCTTTAAAAGCATTTCCAAAGCCCTAGATTTGCCCTTGAATTTGCGTGTAGATTTAAAGAGTTTGCCCAATGCCACCGCAGACGCTTTAGGCTATGGGGTGCTGCAAAGCGTGCTTTTGACCCTTCAACACCTCATAGGCGAACGCAGAGCGTATTTCACGGGCGGGGATGGCAAGTTTTTAGCCAACTTCTTTAGCAATGGGCTTTACGATGGTTTGCTGGTCTTTCATGGCATGCTAGCCGTGCTTGGGGCTTAATGGAGTTGGTCTATCTCTTTTTCAATGCCTCTTTAATGGCTCTTAGCCATTGCGTGGGGATGTGTGGAGGGGTGGTGCTTGCCTATTGCCAGAACAAATTTACCCCCCAAATGCCCTTAAAAGCCCAACTAGCCGCCCACAGCCTCTACAATTTGGGGCGGGTGAGCATGTATGTGCTTGTGGGGTTCTTAGCCTTTTTGGGTTTTCACGGGCTTTTGGCGGTGTTGGCAAAATCCTTGAACCTGCCTAGAGCGCACCTGCAAGGGGGGGTGTTGGTGGGCGTGGGGGTGTTGATGCTCTTGTTTGCTCTAGGCTTTGTGTTGCACCTGAAAAACCCTTTAGCCCTCAGTGGTGGGTGGTTTGCTAGAGGCTTTAAAAGCCTTTTTAGTACGCCAAAGCTGCCTAGCTTTTATGCCCTAGGGCTTTTAAATGGACTGCTGCCCTGTGGCATGGTGTATTGGTTTGTGTTAAATGCTTTGGCGCGCCCGGATTTAACGAGCGCATTAGAAACCATGTTGGTTTTGGGGCTGGCGACCTTCGCGCCTCTATTTGTCTTTGGCGCGCTCTTTGGCAATTTCTTAAACTCCAAATGGCGCGCATGGTTTCAAAAAGCCGCCTTCGTGTTGTTGCTGGGCTTTGCGGCGCACACGATTTATATGGGCGTAAAAATGTTAGGACACCCATGAAGGCTCTGTTTTTGGATAGAGATGGCGTGGTGAATGTGGATAAGGGTTATGTTTATTTGCCTAAAGACTTTGACTTCATGCCCGGTATTTTTACCCTACTAAAGGGGGCTAAGGATTTGGGCTATTTGCTCTTGTTGGTCACCAATCAATCGGGAATAGGGCGGGGGTATTATGGTTTAGAGGACTTTGAAGCCTTAAGTGCCCACATGCAAGCACGGCTTCACGAAAAGCTGGGCTTTGCTTTGGATAAAATTTATTTTTGCCCCCACGCTCCACAAGAAAATTGCGCTTGCCGTAAGCCTAAGATAGGCATGCTAGAGCAAGCCTTGCAGGATTTTTCTATTAATTTAGCTGAGAGTGTGCTGGTGGGCGATCAGGCAAGCGATATAGCGTTTGGGCGTGCGGGGGGGGTTGGCACTAATTTGCTTTTGACAACACAAGCAACCCTTGCGCCACCACAAGAGCCACAAACCCAAGGGCATGTTGCACGCTTAGAGCAGGTTTTGGACTTTTTAACCCCACAGAAAGGATTGCCTTGTTTACCCCAAACACCCTAGAAAATAAAACGATCGTCATCACCGGCGGAGCGGGCTTCATCGGCAGCAATTTGGCCATGTATTTTCAAACCCACCACCCCAAAGCGCGGGTGATCGTCATTGACAAATTTAGAGAGCAAACCCCCACGACCACGAGTTTAGGGCATTTTAAAAACCTATTAGACTTTAATGGCGAAATCATCACCGCCGACATCACCAAAGATTTAGGCATTTTAAAGAAGCTAGACTTTGACTATCTCTTCCACCAAGCTGCGATCTCAGACACCACGAATTTAAACCAAGAGTTGGTGATGAAAACCAACCACCAAGCCTTCATCAAGCTTTTAAAAATCGCCATCAAGAAAGATGCAAGGGTCATTTATGCCTCTTCAGCCGGCGTTTATGGCAATACCCCAGCTCCCAATAAGGTCGGCTTTGGGCAAAGACCCGAAAATGTCTATGGCTTTTCTAAACTCTGCATGGATAAAAGCGCGTTAGACTTTGCCCTTGAGAGTTTTATGCCCATTGTGGGCTTGCGCTATTTTAATGTCTATGGCCCGGGGGAGTTTTACAAGCACAAAACCGCATCTATGGTCTTGCAACTAGGCTTACAAGCCCTGCAACACAAAGAAGTCAAGCTCTTTGAATTTGGGGAGCAAAAACGCGACTTTGTCTACATTGACGATGTGATCCAAGCCTGCGTAAAGGCGATGGACGCATCCACAAGCGGGGTTTACAATGTGGGCTATGGCAAGAGCCGCAGCTACAACGACATCGTGCGTTTGTTGCAAGCGCATTTGGGCGAGTTCAAGGTAACCTATATTAAAAATCCTTATGACTTCTTCCAAGAGCACACTTGCGCCGACATTGCCCCCACACACGCCGATTTGGACTACGCCCCTGCCTACGACCTAGAAAGGGGCATACAGGCCTATATCCCCACGATTAAAGACCTCGCCAAATGCTAGAAGTCTTTTTAACCCCATCTAAAAAACCTCCGCATGTGTTGGTGGTGGGCGACATCATCATAGACCACTACATTTGGGGGCAAAGCGAGCGGCTCTCCCCTGAGGCCCTATGCAAGTCGTGGATGTCAAAGAAGAGAGCCGCCGCCTTGGGGGGCGGGCAATGTGGCGGATAACTTAATCGCCCTAGGTGTAAGCGTGGATTTGTGCGGGGTGGTGGGGGCAGATGGAGGGCAGGCGTGGTTATTTGAGACTTTACAGCACTTAGGTATAGGCTCTAGTGGTATTTTAGTTGATCCCAAACGCCCTACGAGCCAAAAATCGCGGGTGATGATCTCTAAGCAACAAGTTTTGAGAGTGGATAGAGAGCGCAAAGACCCCATTGACAAAGACCTATGCACCGCCCTACTAGAAAAAGCGAGCAGCCTATTAGAAAAAGCGGATGTGTTAGTGTTGTCCGACTATTTAAAGGGGGTGCTAGATGGGCATTTATGCCAAGAATTGATCAAAAGAGCCAAAGCGCAGCATAAAATCATTTTATGCGACCCCAAAGGCAGGGACTACTCCAAATACGCCCACGCCGACTTGATCACCCCGAATAAAAAAGAAGCCCAAATGGCAACAGGGGTGGAAATCAATGATGATGACAGCTTGCTGCAGGCTTTGAGTTTCTTTAAAGACAAATTGCAAATCACCACGCCCCTCATTACTTTGAGCGAGCAGGGCATGGCGTTTTTGGATCAAGATTTACACAAAATCCCCACCATCGCCAAAGAAGTTTACGATGTGAGCGGGGCGGGCGACACGGTGATCGCCGCTTTGGCCTTTTGTTTGGGGCTAGGTTACCCCATTAAGCAGGCATGCCACTTTGCCAATGCAGCCGCGGCGGTGGTGGTGGCAAAAGTCGGCAGCGCACGGGCAACTTACGCTGAAGTGCTCGACTTCTTGCAAAAGCATTACCACAAGGGGCAAAAGGTGCTAGACAAGGCGACTCTCTGCGCCTTGCTAAAAGCCATGCACCCCCCTAAAATCATTTTCACCAATGGATGTTTTGACTTATTGCACAGAGGGCATGTGGAGTATTTGCAAAAGGCAAAAGCGTTGGGGGGGCTTTTAGTTGTGGGGCTAAATAGCGACTCTTCGGTGCGCCGTTTAAAGGGCGACACACGCCCCATATGCGATCAAGACGCAAGGGCGTTTGTGCTTGCGGGGCTAGAATGCGTGGATTTTGTGGTGCTCTTTGAGGAAGACACCCCCCTAGAGCTCATCAAAGCCTTAAAGCCACATGTCTTAGTCAAGGGGGCAGACTATGCAGGTAAAGAAGTGGTGGGGAGCAGTTTAGTCAAAGAAGTGGTGTTGATTGACTTTGTCAATGGCCACTCCACCACAAACACATTAGAGAAAATCCAAAACTTAACCCACAACTAAAGGAAAGGTGTATGCACGATTTGATCCAAACCGAGTTTTTAGAACACATCCAAACCGCACAAGACACTTTGGCGCATTTAGCCCAAAGCTTAGCGCAAAGCGGGGCATTCTTGCTAGAAACGCTTAAAAAAGGCCACAAGATTTTAATTTGCGGCAATGGGGGCAGTGCCGCCGATGCCCAACACTTTGCCGCCGAGCTGACAGGGCGCTACAAACAAGAAAGACGAGGACTGCCTGCCCTCGCCCTTAGCACGGACACCTCCGCCCTAACCGCGATTGCCAACGACTATGGTTATGAAAAAGTCTTTGAAAGGCAAGTTGAGGCTCTAGGGCAAAAGGGGGATTGCTTGGTGGGGATTTCTACAAGTGGCCGTTCGAAAAATGTCTTGTTAGCCTTGCAAAAGGCGCAAGAGCTTGGCTTGAACACGCTTGGGCTTAGCGGACGAGGGGGCGGGGCGATGCGCGCTTTATGCACGCACAATTTAATTGTGCCAAGTGCAAACACCCCACGAATCCAAGAGATGCATATTTTAATGATCCACCTGCTCTGTGATTTTGTCGAAAAAGGATTTTGCTAGACATGGTTTTGCCTGCTCTCTTTGAGTAGAGCCCCCATGGATTTAGCTAAAAGGGCAAAAAAGCTAAACAGCCCAAAGACAAAGAGGGAGAAAAAGAGGGCCACCACAAGCCCGAAATCGTGGAAGATAAAAAAGCACAGCCCCCCACACACGAGGGCGATGCCGGCAAACAGCCCCGCAAAGAAGTCCAAAAGCGATGCGATGGTGTCCTTTTGCATGGGGGCTAGTGACTCTCGTCCACTAAAACCGCCCCCGCCAAATAGACATAGGTCAAAATCATGAACACAAAGGCCTGTAAAATCCCCATAAAGAAGAGCACCATAAAAGGCGCAACGGGGATCGCCCAAGGTACGAGCAAGAGCATGATGAGCAAGAACATGTCATCGCCCTTGATGTTGCCAAACAGACGGAAAGAGAGCGAAATGATGCGGGAGAAGTGGGAGATGATTTCTACGGGGAACATGATGGGCATGAGCCATTTGACGGGGCCCAAGAAGTGCTTGAAGTAGGGGACGACCCCTTGATTGCGGATGCCCTCAAAGTGGTAGTAAATGAAGACAATCAGGGCTAAAACCAGCGTGAAGCTCCAATTTGCCGTGGGGGCTTCAAAGCCGGGGATGATGCCTATCATGTTGCAATAAAAGACAAAGAGCGCGATCGTGCCGGTTAGGGGGAAGTATTTACGGGCGAGTTCCTCGCCGATGACATCCTTGGCCACATGTAAAATCCCTTCCACGATGGCCTCATAGACATTTTGTAGCCCCATAGGCACGATTTGCAACTTTTTCACCGCCATTTTGCTGATGACAAGCGTGCACAAGGCGCAAAAGACGGCGTAAAACCCGATGATGAAATCGTGGTTATGGCTGATTAAACCCGCAAAAGTGAAAACCCGATGCTCCATATCCTCTCCAAAAAAGCCTTATTATACTACAACTCCTCTAAAATGGCAAAATGTTGAGGGCAAAAAAGACGGGTTTTTTGCTGTGTGGTTTTGGGGCTGTAGTGTGTTTTGGGAAACTTTTATGGGTAGGCTTTGGGGCGGTTTTAGGGGCGGTGGGGGTTGTCAGTGTTGTCTGTGGGGGATTTGAGGGGCTTTGAGAGCCCAAGGGGCAACTAGGGTTTTTGGAAAAATTTAAAATACCCCTTGGGAATAGAAACTTGTGGAGGGCGCACAAGGACCAAATCTCCCTCTTGCATGGGCTCTGTGATCGTGCTGCCCGCGCCGATCAGCACATTGTCGGGGATGCTTAAGGGGGCGACAAGTTGGCTGTCGCTGCCGATGAAGACATTTTGCCCGATGTGCGTGTGGTGCTTGCCCTTGCCATCATAATTACAAGTGATGACCCCCGCCCCGACATTAGTGCCACCCTCAATCGTGCAATCGCCTAAGTAGCTTAAATGCCCCGCTTTCACACCGCTTAAGTGGGCGTTTTTGGTTTCCACAAAGTTGCCGACATGGCTGTCTATGATCTTAGAATTTGGACGGATGTGGGCGAGCGGACCTATGCTGCTGTTTGTAATGTGGCTCGATTCGATCACGCTGTGCGCTCTGATGTGCGCCCCTTGCAAGCGACAATCTCCAGCTAAATGCACTCCCTGTTCGAGCACACAGTCCGCCCCGAAGCGCACGCCCTTTTCTAAGTAAATGGTGTGGGGCATGTGCATACACACCCCCGCTTGCATGGCTTGTTCTCTCAACTTGTCTAGCATTTTAGACTCGGCGGCGGCCAACTCGCTCTGTGAGTTGACCCCTAAAAAGTCGTGGGCATTGACAAAAATGGGGGCAAAGCGCACGCCCTTTTGCACCCCTAGCCCCACAAGTTGGGTTAGGTAATACTCGGCTTGGGCGTTGTTCTTGTCTAACTTGGGCAAGAACTCCTGCAAGAACTCTTGGTTGAAAAGATACACCCCCGCATTAAGGGTGTCTAGGGCCAAAATCTCAGGGCTTGCGTCTTTTTCCTCCACAATGGCACTGACTTGTTTGTCCGCTAAACACACCCGCCCATACCCGCTTTTATGCTCTAGGCTAAAGACCCCCAAAGCGTTGGACTCCTCGCTTTCTGCAAAGGGCATTAAAGCTTCTTTAGACACTAAGGGCATGTCGGCGTTGAGCACTAAGAGGCGGTTATAG
Proteins encoded in this region:
- a CDS encoding sulfite exporter TauE/SafE family protein; its protein translation is MELVYLFFNASLMALSHCVGMCGGVVLAYCQNKFTPQMPLKAQLAAHSLYNLGRVSMYVLVGFLAFLGFHGLLAVLAKSLNLPRAHLQGGVLVGVGVLMLLFALGFVLHLKNPLALSGGWFARGFKSLFSTPKLPSFYALGLLNGLLPCGMVYWFVLNALARPDLTSALETMLVLGLATFAPLFVFGALFGNFLNSKWRAWFQKAAFVLLLGFAAHTIYMGVKMLGHP
- the gmhA gene encoding D-sedoheptulose 7-phosphate isomerase; the encoded protein is MHDLIQTEFLEHIQTAQDTLAHLAQSLAQSGAFLLETLKKGHKILICGNGGSAADAQHFAAELTGRYKQERRGLPALALSTDTSALTAIANDYGYEKVFERQVEALGQKGDCLVGISTSGRSKNVLLALQKAQELGLNTLGLSGRGGGAMRALCTHNLIVPSANTPRIQEMHILMIHLLCDFVEKGFC
- the glmU gene encoding bifunctional UDP-N-acetylglucosamine diphosphorylase/glucosamine-1-phosphate N-acetyltransferase GlmU yields the protein MAVSVVILAAGKGTRMRSKLPKVLHKICGQEMLVHVLEAAFGLSEDVHVILHHEHELIAKAINAHFKDKTQIHLQNVEQYPGTGGALMQGGGGGVAPTPIKTAYNRLLVLNADMPLVSKEALMPFAESEESNALGVFSLEHKSGYGRVCLADKQVSAIVEEKDASPEILALDTLNAGVYLFNQEFLQEFLPKLDKNNAQAEYYLTQLVGLGVQKGVRFAPIFVNAHDFLGVNSQSELAAAESKMLDKLREQAMQAGVCMHMPHTIYLEKGVRFGADCVLEQGVHLAGDCRLQGAHIRAHSVIESSHITNSSIGPLAHIRPNSKIIDSHVGNFVETKNAHLSGVKAGHLSYLGDCTIEGGTNVGAGVITCNYDGKGKHHTHIGQNVFIGSDSQLVAPLSIPDNVLIGAGSTITEPMQEGDLVLVRPPQVSIPKGYFKFFQKP
- a CDS encoding D-glycero-alpha-D-manno-heptose-1,7-bisphosphate 7-phosphatase — translated: MKALFLDRDGVVNVDKGYVYLPKDFDFMPGIFTLLKGAKDLGYLLLLVTNQSGIGRGYYGLEDFEALSAHMQARLHEKLGFALDKIYFCPHAPQENCACRKPKIGMLEQALQDFSINLAESVLVGDQASDIAFGRAGGVGTNLLLTTQATLAPPQEPQTQGHVARLEQVLDFLTPQKGLPCLPQTP
- the rfaD gene encoding ADP-glyceromanno-heptose 6-epimerase; translated protein: MFTPNTLENKTIVITGGAGFIGSNLAMYFQTHHPKARVIVIDKFREQTPTTTSLGHFKNLLDFNGEIITADITKDLGILKKLDFDYLFHQAAISDTTNLNQELVMKTNHQAFIKLLKIAIKKDARVIYASSAGVYGNTPAPNKVGFGQRPENVYGFSKLCMDKSALDFALESFMPIVGLRYFNVYGPGEFYKHKTASMVLQLGLQALQHKEVKLFEFGEQKRDFVYIDDVIQACVKAMDASTSGVYNVGYGKSRSYNDIVRLLQAHLGEFKVTYIKNPYDFFQEHTCADIAPTHADLDYAPAYDLERGIQAYIPTIKDLAKC
- a CDS encoding F0F1 ATP synthase subunit A, which gives rise to MEHRVFTFAGLISHNHDFIIGFYAVFCALCTLVISKMAVKKLQIVPMGLQNVYEAIVEGILHVAKDVIGEELARKYFPLTGTIALFVFYCNMIGIIPGFEAPTANWSFTLVLALIVFIYYHFEGIRNQGVVPYFKHFLGPVKWLMPIMFPVEIISHFSRIISLSFRLFGNIKGDDMFLLIMLLLVPWAIPVAPFMVLFFMGILQAFVFMILTYVYLAGAVLVDESH
- a CDS encoding type III pantothenate kinase — protein: MHFYKEGRVWACAPQNLATHKEALQGEVFYISVNPESTNALLEFCSSATDLAPKMQLESKYEGLGVDRIAACLGLCGKSGVVVDAGSAITIDLMDHGTHLGGVILPGLASYAHAFKSISKALDLPLNLRVDLKSLPNATADALGYGVLQSVLLTLQHLIGERRAYFTGGDGKFLANFFSNGLYDGLLVFHGMLAVLGA
- a CDS encoding PQQ-like beta-propeller repeat protein translates to MRHAWFLGLALLALFSFGCGDRKNFKPPRSKIVRQLLFHEGLKAPIIFTNRYGAILANGGVLDRQGLTQLRIEKKEDKETSFLNQSQDYYILAHDCWRAHKRNGPKIKRKKRASLTDKQAQEAIIDNIEETDGNVQLHDHCHQLELISTALSATPSITIPLDTYPLSASIKGSQLAVVMADNSANIYDIKTKKLLFNEKGSSSPAINSLVAAPVFLDTVVVFPMLDGRLLVVDVHSKEPKVVRNIVLNSEKFFNNVIYLKVDEENMFAATGKRLVSVISGQEFNFDADIVDVLYKHHRLYVLTLDGRILEMDQTLNDQSMGVVKLPFAMLNTIVVTDKKLYTLEKRGYLVEVDLEHFDDYRVYPLKSASKSFMGNLDRPSFYTDDKIYYDRYFFDLSHNHP